The following nucleotide sequence is from Triticum dicoccoides isolate Atlit2015 ecotype Zavitan chromosome 7B, WEW_v2.0, whole genome shotgun sequence.
CCACAGTATCAAGAACCTAAACCAGATGCAGTTTAGTACAAATGAAAATAAAGTAACATGGATTAGATTACCATGGCAAAACAAATAAGAGTATGGACCTACCCAGAATGTCTGAAGTTTGTGGCATTGGCGAATGACTGGTGTCAGATCCTCAGCAGTTAGGCTTGCGAAGCTAACGTTAAGGGAGGTGAGATTACCACAGACTGGGTAGATTGCTGGAAGGTATTCAGGGTTGACCTCCTGGAACCCAGAGAGGCAGACTATTGACGTCGAGGCTGCAAAAGAGGGTGCAAGTTCAGACACCGACATGCCTCCACCTTGTGGAGCCTCAGGACGAAAGGCCCCAGTGCCAAGGTGTGTGAGCTGCGGAGCCCGCGCCATGAGACGCCGTAGCTGCTCCAGTGAAACATGGTGGTTCACACGCAGCCGACGAAGAGAGGGCGAGCGTGCCACAAGGGCCTCCAGGGCCTCAAAGTTGAATGGGACAGCAACGCAGTCAAACATGAGGGATTCTAGGGATGTGTTTGACACTGGGAACTTGGAGATCCAGTCCACTGCTTCTTCCTCCTGATCCACATAGTCCTCGATCAGATCCAGAACCCTCAGGTGCCTACACAAGTATTAAGTACATCAGTCGATGAGATGCCACACCCGACTCCACCCCTTTATAAACTGAAGCGAAGCAAGAGAAACAAGCACATCTGGAGTCTGGAGACGTCCAAGTCTGGGAGTTACCAAAGTAGATAAGCATTAAGCTGCCCCCTCTTTCCAAATATGTAAGGCACCCATCAaactttgaggctaactttgaccatgaATTTGAGTAAGAAAATATAAGTTGTATGCCCCGAATATTATACCACTAAACTTTCGGATACAAATCAAATGGCATACTTTCTGTGACATATAACTCATATTATGTTGGTCAAATAAGTGGACAAAAGTTAGACTAAAATTTTGATGGGCTTTACATatttggaaggagggagtacaattGGATTGCCACAAATGCAACGGAATACCAAATTGTCTATTACAGAGAGTGGGAGTTCGTTAACCAGGACCCATTAAAAGTTTCAGTTAGTACTAAATATATGAACTGCAATATTCCCTACCCAGGATTTAATTTTCACTCGTCAACGGGCACTAACGAAATAAAGCCATTATTATGTTTTAACGCCTCGAGCCAGTGAAATAAACCACAAATGTAAGCATCATTAGTACGAACACGTATCAAAGTACTTCGCACGTCAAGATATACTTTGAGTTCATGGGTTCGTCAACGGAAAAATATGCTAGTAAATCTAGCAGCAAAACATAGCAAGTGCGACAACAAGCTAAAGAATGACACACGTGCATAGGTTGAGAACTAGAGGACCCCGCGCGAGAGAGAAGGCTGCAAAGATTTAACCTCCGGCTGCTTTCAATTCCGGTCGAAGTTTTCAACCCGAAGTCAACGGGAATGCGTCGACAGCAAGCTATGCAAGACAAAAAGGGAGTTTGGCTGGGACATAATACCGGCAACGCTCGGCGATGACGGCGAGGCCGAGGGTGCTGAAGCCATCGCAGCAGACGAGCGAGAGCTCCTTGAACTGCGGGAAGGAGCGCGCGACGAGGCCGAGGTCGTCGTCGGTGACGGTCATGCGCTTGAGGCAGATGCGCTCGAGGCACGGGTAGGCGGGGCCGAGCGCCTCCAACCAGGGCTTGACGTTGGCGCCCCAGCCGTCGGGGAGGAGGCTGAAGTCGGCGAAGCGCGGCTTGCCCTTGAgcacgacggcggcgacggcgcggaaGCGGCGGACGGCGCGGCGCGGGTCGACGGCGTAGCAGTTGCCGATGAAGAGCTCGCGGCGCGTCTGCGCCTCGGCGCGGTACCAGGAGCGGCAGACGAGCGAGGCGGCGTTGCGGTCGCGCGCGGCGGTGAGGAACTCGAGCACGCTCTCCAGCACGTTGTCGAGGACCTGGTCGGGCGgcgcggaggaggaggcgcgcgGGCCGCCGCCGTTGTTGCCGCCCCTCAGATCCGGCGTccgcctgccgccgctgccgccggaggAGGAGCCCGGGGAGGAGTCCTCGGACATGTGCGTCGGCGGGGAgtccgcctcctccgccgccccgctCATGCcggaggcgggggaggaggaggaggaggatgggatcggaggcggtggtggcggtggttggGGGATCGGAGAAGGGTGGAGGTGGGGGTTGGGGCTGGGCTGGGGGGAAGTGCTCATGTGAGACTGGAAAAGGATTAAATAATGATTAGATCGGAGAAGGGAGGTGGACGGGGGACGGAGGAACGgaaccattttattttattttatttttctcttcCAGCAGAGTAGAGTATTTCCGCAGAGGGTAGCGCTACGGTTACCAAGTGGAGGCGTACCTTTGTGTACTTTCTATGTACCTCTGTGGCTTTTTTACAGTGCTGTACAGAAGAGTTTACTGTACGACTGGTTTATCCCGAAAATTAACGTTGGACAGACAGGGAGAGTGGCATATATTCTCACTGCCAAAACCTCACACAGCGACATTCAGCGAGTGAAGTAGAATTGGCTACAGTCAATTAGATTCCACATTTTTCCTTTCCCCTTGAGAAATACAGTATTCCGCAGCTGATCTACGGAGGGGGTGCTTGCCT
It contains:
- the LOC119336293 gene encoding transport inhibitor response 1-like protein; this translates as MSGAAEEADSPPTHMSEDSSPGSSSGGSGGRRTPDLRGGNNGGGPRASSSAPPDQVLDNVLESVLEFLTAARDRNAASLVCRSWYRAEAQTRRELFIGNCYAVDPRRAVRRFRAVAAVVLKGKPRFADFSLLPDGWGANVKPWLEALGPAYPCLERICLKRMTVTDDDLGLVARSFPQFKELSLVCCDGFSTLGLAVIAERCRHLRVLDLIEDYVDQEEEAVDWISKFPVSNTSLESLMFDCVAVPFNFEALEALVARSPSLRRLRVNHHVSLEQLRRLMARAPQLTHLGTGAFRPEAPQGGGMSVSELAPSFAASTSIVCLSGFQEVNPEYLPAIYPVCGNLTSLNVSFASLTAEDLTPVIRQCHKLQTFWVLDTVGDEGLRAVAETCSDLRELRVFPLDATEDSDGSVSDVGLQAISEGCRKLESILYFCQRMTNAAVVAMSNNCPDLVVFRLCIMGRHRPDRITGEPMDDGFGAIVKNCKKLTRLSVSGLLTDKAFAYIGQYGKLIKTLSLAFSGNSDLSLQFLFEGCTRLQKLEVRDSPFSDRGLLCGLDYFYNMRFLWMNSCRLTMRGCREVAQRMPNLVVEVMEEQNEDKVETETVDKLYLYRSLAGPRGDAPLLVKIL